A window from Opitutia bacterium ISCC 52 encodes these proteins:
- a CDS encoding DUF4136 domain-containing protein: MKMLIRNSLLFLAPLFLAFGCKTTSSIQSVARDGEDFSQFSTYAFINKSRARTVPGVNPAELMWIPPIVKEKLQALGYREVPEAEADMLISIETEVTGGREKGGFSIGIGGGSYSRSGGSSVGVSSGPIGAGYIEQSTLSIRVTEPDNEELLWVGWIDKLENNKFNHEEFTSKVREIMDRFPAQ, from the coding sequence ATGAAGATGCTTATTCGCAATAGCCTGCTGTTCTTAGCCCCACTGTTTCTTGCATTTGGTTGCAAAACAACCTCTTCGATTCAAAGCGTGGCCCGAGACGGTGAAGATTTTTCTCAATTTTCCACCTATGCCTTCATCAATAAAAGCCGTGCCCGAACAGTTCCGGGTGTAAATCCGGCTGAACTGATGTGGATCCCACCGATCGTGAAGGAGAAGCTACAAGCCTTGGGTTACCGCGAAGTTCCGGAAGCAGAGGCAGATATGCTCATCTCCATCGAAACCGAAGTAACCGGTGGTCGTGAGAAAGGCGGTTTCTCGATTGGCATCGGAGGAGGCAGTTACAGTCGATCTGGCGGAAGCAGTGTCGGAGTCAGCTCTGGCCCCATCGGAGCTGGATACATTGAACAAAGCACACTTTCCATTCGAGTAACTGAGCCTGATAACGAAGAGCTTCTCTGGGTTGGTTGGATCGACAAACTGGAAAACAACAAATTCAACCATGAAGAGTTTACCAGCAAAGTTCGCGAAATCATGGACCGGTTTCCGGCCCAATAG
- the leuC gene encoding 3-isopropylmalate dehydratase large subunit, which produces MAKSLFEKVWDAHTVRTLSSGETQLFIGTHLIHEVTSPQAFGMLREMGLGVKFPDRTFATVDHIVPTNETVEPFSDALADAMIKELRKNCAESDITFFDLDSGKQGVVHIVGPEQGITQPGTTIACGDSHTSTHGAFGAIAFGVGTSQVRNILATQTMAMSKLKVRRINVNGVLSPGVYAKDVALHIIRMLGVNGGTGFAYEYGGEVFDSMTMEERMTVCNMSIEGGARCGYVNPDETTFDYLKGRPYSPEGEALDAAVETWKSYASDADCDYDDVVEINAADIAPTVTWGINPGQGISIDENIPSPDSVPEDQVAGIEEALEFMQFEGGSPIKGTKIDVAFIGSCTNGRLSDFEEVAKHIEGRLVADGVQAIVVPGSQVVASIAEEKGLDKIFISAGFEWRAAGCSMCLAMNPDKLVGDQICASSSNRNFKGRQGSPTGRTLLMSPLMVAAAAITGQVSDVREVFGVSETASV; this is translated from the coding sequence ATGGCTAAAAGTCTATTTGAGAAAGTTTGGGATGCTCACACCGTTCGCACATTGTCCAGTGGAGAGACCCAATTGTTCATAGGAACGCACCTCATTCACGAGGTCACCAGTCCGCAAGCATTTGGTATGCTTCGCGAAATGGGGCTCGGTGTGAAATTCCCAGATCGCACATTTGCAACGGTGGATCACATTGTCCCGACCAACGAAACTGTTGAGCCATTCTCCGATGCTTTGGCCGATGCAATGATCAAAGAGCTCCGCAAGAATTGTGCTGAGAGCGATATCACATTTTTTGATTTAGATTCTGGAAAACAAGGAGTCGTTCACATCGTGGGTCCAGAGCAGGGGATTACCCAGCCCGGCACAACGATTGCCTGTGGTGATTCTCACACCTCCACGCATGGAGCTTTTGGAGCCATTGCTTTTGGAGTTGGAACCAGCCAAGTGCGTAACATTTTAGCTACGCAGACCATGGCCATGAGTAAACTCAAAGTGCGTCGTATCAACGTGAATGGCGTATTGAGCCCTGGCGTTTATGCAAAGGACGTAGCCCTGCATATCATCCGTATGCTGGGTGTGAATGGTGGAACCGGATTTGCCTACGAATATGGCGGCGAAGTCTTTGACTCCATGACTATGGAGGAACGGATGACTGTGTGTAACATGTCCATTGAAGGAGGCGCTCGTTGTGGATACGTCAATCCTGACGAAACCACGTTCGACTATTTGAAAGGCCGTCCTTATTCACCTGAAGGTGAAGCCTTGGATGCCGCAGTAGAGACTTGGAAGTCCTACGCGTCCGATGCGGATTGTGATTACGACGACGTCGTTGAGATCAATGCTGCAGACATCGCACCCACCGTAACTTGGGGGATCAATCCAGGGCAGGGGATCTCAATCGATGAGAACATTCCTTCTCCTGATTCAGTTCCAGAGGATCAGGTAGCTGGTATAGAAGAGGCCTTGGAGTTTATGCAATTTGAAGGAGGGTCGCCTATTAAAGGCACCAAGATCGATGTCGCATTCATCGGTTCCTGCACCAACGGTCGCCTGAGCGATTTTGAGGAAGTAGCCAAACACATTGAAGGCAGACTGGTCGCAGATGGTGTTCAGGCCATCGTGGTTCCTGGATCCCAAGTCGTCGCTTCCATTGCCGAGGAAAAAGGTCTGGATAAGATTTTCATCTCTGCTGGATTCGAATGGCGAGCCGCAGGTTGTTCCATGTGTCTGGCCATGAATCCCGACAAGTTGGTCGGCGATCAGATTTGTGCCAGCTCCAGTAATCGTAACTTCAAAGGACGCCAGGGTAGTCCCACTGGCAGGACTTTGCTGATGAGTCCTCTCATGGTTGCGGCGGCGGCCATTACTGGGCAAGTTTCCGATGTTCGGGAAGTGTTCGGCGTGTCAGAAACTGCATCTGTGTAA
- a CDS encoding MotA/TolQ/ExbB proton channel family protein, with translation MIQIIEGSGVFIYPLGLCSILGIFVIFERGITLRIENILPKALVDKVIAGQIDDPHEKESVLSRILDFFNHRSQEPDKIRAFTNLEVNRMERGLVILEIVTGAAPLLGLLGTVTGLVQVFANTSFETGIPDQTAFIGGVALALTTTMIGLSVAIPSLVAYNIFQRRIDTYTVQLDAMIERLHTLSQPNSKL, from the coding sequence ATGATTCAAATTATCGAAGGCTCCGGCGTCTTTATTTATCCTCTCGGTCTATGTTCTATTCTTGGCATCTTTGTGATTTTCGAGCGGGGTATTACCCTTCGCATCGAGAACATACTGCCAAAAGCTTTGGTCGACAAAGTTATTGCCGGGCAAATTGATGATCCGCATGAAAAGGAATCGGTTCTAAGTAGAATATTGGATTTCTTTAACCACCGCTCACAGGAGCCGGATAAGATCAGAGCATTCACGAACCTCGAGGTGAATCGTATGGAACGGGGATTGGTCATACTGGAAATTGTTACGGGTGCGGCTCCGCTGCTTGGACTTCTTGGAACGGTTACCGGTTTGGTTCAAGTATTTGCCAACACGTCCTTTGAAACCGGAATTCCGGATCAAACAGCCTTTATTGGCGGTGTGGCTCTTGCGCTTACGACAACCATGATCGGTCTCAGTGTGGCGATTCCCAGCTTGGTGGCCTACAACATCTTCCAGCGTCGTATCGATACTTACACCGTGCAGTTGGATGCGATGATCGAGCGTTTGCATACGCTAAGTCAGCCCAACTCCAAACTCTAG
- a CDS encoding biopolymer transporter ExbD codes for MPTTLTRKSRKVVINIVPLVDVLIVLIFFFLMTMQFKNVTTLNLTMPKIETAGKNKFDKNIIIEIAQDGHFLVNGTSMEKEQLEPALRQLKPVADDITVLIRADEDTLLKNLTYIMDSCRKSGLDKIRLQSR; via the coding sequence ATGCCCACTACACTCACCAGGAAGTCACGCAAAGTAGTTATCAACATCGTCCCTTTGGTTGATGTATTGATTGTATTGATCTTCTTTTTCCTGATGACGATGCAGTTTAAGAATGTGACGACCTTGAACCTGACCATGCCGAAAATCGAAACGGCCGGTAAGAATAAGTTCGATAAGAACATTATCATCGAGATTGCTCAGGATGGGCATTTCCTGGTGAACGGAACATCCATGGAGAAGGAACAATTGGAACCAGCTCTGCGACAACTCAAACCTGTAGCGGATGATATTACCGTTCTCATCCGAGCTGACGAAGACACACTGTTGAAGAATCTTACTTATATCATGGATTCCTGCAGAAAGTCGGGGCTCGATAAAATTCGGCTCCAGTCTCGATAG
- a CDS encoding glutamate--tRNA ligase, which produces MSQVRVRFAPSPTGTFHIGSARTALFNWLYARHTGGIFVLRVEDTDHERNTQEALEVLLSGMRWLGLDWDEGPEVGGDFGPYFQSQRGELYKEYIQKLFDAGRAYEKDGAVFFKLEGERYTEYDEYHKAEIEKVRTAPQEIDDAIRGKVVRAEERDFVIVRSNGEPVFHLVNVVDDITMGITHVIRGEDHLSNTTKHCELFKAFGAPLPQFAHIPMILNSSGPGKMSKRGDGVHVEDYEKRHFLPHGLVNFLALLGWNAKDDQELFSLDELVEKFDLSGIQKGNARFDEKKLAHINTEQIRRLPMDSFREMAIPVLQESGVTSEDASYVDAVLKLCQEKTRSMVELPGFVAYFFDDAFTFDPKAGDRLFKKGEPLERLKEVQAALAAVESWDVDSLNQAFTDLAASQGQEKPFAWFPVTRYSVSGTSGGPDLIPMLEVMGKDLVLSRMEAFPARYQS; this is translated from the coding sequence ATGTCTCAGGTTCGAGTTCGATTTGCACCCAGTCCCACTGGTACTTTTCACATAGGGAGTGCCCGCACCGCCTTATTCAATTGGCTCTACGCGCGCCACACAGGTGGAATATTTGTGCTTCGGGTGGAAGACACAGACCATGAGCGCAATACCCAGGAAGCACTGGAAGTACTTTTGTCAGGCATGCGGTGGTTGGGTCTCGATTGGGATGAAGGCCCGGAAGTCGGGGGTGATTTTGGCCCTTATTTTCAAAGCCAGCGTGGCGAGCTTTACAAAGAGTACATCCAAAAACTCTTTGATGCGGGTCGAGCCTACGAAAAAGACGGCGCAGTATTTTTTAAGTTAGAAGGAGAGCGCTATACAGAATACGACGAATACCATAAGGCGGAGATTGAAAAAGTCCGAACTGCGCCTCAGGAGATCGACGATGCCATCCGAGGGAAGGTTGTTCGAGCGGAAGAGCGCGATTTTGTAATTGTTCGTTCCAATGGGGAGCCTGTCTTCCATTTGGTAAACGTAGTCGATGATATCACCATGGGAATCACGCATGTGATTCGTGGAGAAGACCACCTCTCCAATACGACCAAGCATTGTGAGTTGTTTAAGGCGTTTGGTGCACCCTTGCCGCAGTTTGCGCACATTCCGATGATCCTGAATAGTTCGGGTCCTGGCAAAATGAGTAAACGGGGCGATGGGGTACATGTCGAAGATTACGAAAAACGCCATTTCCTGCCGCACGGTCTGGTCAACTTCCTGGCCTTGCTCGGTTGGAATGCCAAAGACGATCAGGAACTATTTTCATTGGATGAACTGGTTGAGAAATTCGATCTCTCAGGTATTCAAAAAGGCAACGCTCGCTTTGACGAAAAGAAATTGGCTCATATCAACACCGAGCAAATTCGTCGCTTGCCGATGGATTCATTTCGAGAAATGGCAATCCCGGTACTCCAGGAATCTGGGGTCACATCTGAGGATGCTTCCTATGTCGATGCCGTTCTTAAGCTGTGTCAGGAAAAGACGCGGTCGATGGTAGAGTTGCCGGGCTTTGTTGCCTACTTCTTTGACGATGCCTTCACCTTTGATCCAAAAGCAGGCGACCGACTTTTCAAAAAAGGCGAGCCTCTGGAGCGTTTGAAGGAAGTTCAAGCAGCATTAGCAGCTGTGGAAAGCTGGGATGTTGATTCCCTCAACCAAGCCTTCACAGACCTGGCTGCCAGCCAAGGTCAGGAAAAACCCTTCGCTTGGTTCCCGGTTACCCGATACTCCGTATCCGGAACCAGCGGCGGCCCGGACCTGATCCCGATGCTCGAGGTCATGGGTAAGGACTTAGTCTTGTCGCGAATGGAAGCGTTTCCTGCTCGCTATCAGTCCTAG
- a CDS encoding malate synthase G, whose product MSNRIEIGGLKIGKELYELVENEIAPGTGVEPEAFWKSLDDIVQDLLPINLSLLEKRDALQAQIDQWHADHPGATFPNEEYKSFLTSIGYLLPEGDDFQIETTNVDAEISIVPGPQLVVPVNNARYALNATNARWGSLYDALYGTNVIPHKNGLETSSEYNPARGSAVIEESCKLLDQNFPLAGGIWNSVTHIALIEDGTGQSLSLETSSGNTMLADAAQFAGFNSEGDQLTELCLKHNGLHVILQIDREHPIGKASSAGIKDVILESAITTIQDFEDSVSAVDTEDKVEVYRNWTGLMKGTLNAEFSKGDKVVQRAMKPDREFTTPSGDSLVLKGRSLLLARNVGIHMFTNAVMLGDGSEIPEGILDAMVSSLATIHDIKGLGKHVNSQEGSFYVVKPKQHGPEEVAFTATLFSRVEEALGLERNSIKMGIMDEERSTSINLKACIREAKERIVFINTGFLDRTGDEIHTSMNAGLMLPKMEIKSTPWILAYEDWNVDLGLETGLQGKAQIGKGMWTAPDDLKTMMETKEAHPEAGANTAWVPSPTAATLHALHYHSVNVFEIQDKLASRARASLDDLLTPPLLDRQLSPEEIQSDLDNNAQGILGYVVRWIDQGVGCSKVPDIHNVGLMEDRATLRISSQHIANWLHHGLVKKEQVMETFQRMAGVVDEQNEGDSAYISMAGNFDNSIAFQAALDLVFKGVSEANGYTEPVLHRRRKEAKALNRR is encoded by the coding sequence ATGAGCAATAGAATCGAGATCGGTGGACTAAAAATTGGAAAAGAGCTGTACGAGCTTGTTGAAAATGAGATTGCTCCCGGAACCGGAGTCGAACCGGAAGCATTTTGGAAATCTTTGGATGACATCGTCCAGGACCTCCTCCCGATCAACCTTTCACTGCTGGAAAAACGAGACGCCCTTCAAGCACAAATAGATCAGTGGCATGCAGATCATCCAGGCGCTACTTTCCCGAACGAGGAATACAAATCGTTCCTCACCTCGATTGGCTATCTACTTCCAGAGGGAGATGACTTTCAGATCGAAACCACAAACGTGGACGCAGAGATTTCCATAGTACCCGGACCGCAACTGGTAGTTCCTGTAAACAATGCTCGCTATGCCTTAAATGCGACCAATGCACGTTGGGGAAGTTTGTATGACGCTCTTTACGGAACCAATGTGATTCCGCATAAGAATGGCTTGGAAACAAGCTCCGAATACAATCCCGCAAGAGGTTCAGCCGTCATTGAAGAAAGTTGCAAGCTACTCGACCAAAACTTCCCTTTGGCTGGGGGCATTTGGAATTCAGTTACCCATATAGCTCTTATCGAGGACGGCACAGGACAATCGCTCTCGCTTGAAACCAGTAGTGGAAACACCATGCTAGCCGACGCCGCACAATTTGCGGGCTTCAACAGCGAGGGAGATCAGCTGACTGAGCTTTGCCTCAAGCACAACGGCTTACATGTCATCCTCCAAATAGATCGCGAGCACCCGATTGGAAAAGCCAGTTCGGCCGGAATCAAAGATGTCATTCTGGAATCAGCCATTACGACTATCCAAGACTTCGAAGACTCAGTAAGCGCCGTAGATACAGAGGATAAAGTTGAAGTTTACCGCAATTGGACCGGGCTGATGAAAGGCACTCTCAACGCAGAGTTTAGTAAGGGCGATAAAGTGGTTCAACGTGCCATGAAACCAGACCGTGAGTTTACTACACCGTCAGGAGACTCATTGGTTCTGAAAGGTCGCAGCCTTCTTTTGGCCAGGAATGTGGGCATCCACATGTTTACCAACGCCGTGATGCTGGGCGACGGTTCAGAAATCCCGGAAGGAATTCTGGACGCCATGGTTTCAAGCTTGGCGACGATACATGATATCAAGGGCCTGGGAAAACATGTTAACAGTCAGGAAGGTAGTTTTTATGTAGTTAAACCCAAACAACACGGCCCAGAAGAAGTCGCGTTTACAGCCACCCTCTTTAGCCGCGTTGAAGAGGCTCTGGGACTCGAACGCAATTCGATCAAGATGGGCATCATGGACGAAGAGCGAAGCACCAGCATCAATTTGAAGGCCTGTATCCGTGAAGCCAAAGAGCGTATCGTTTTCATAAACACAGGCTTTCTTGACCGAACTGGAGACGAGATCCACACGAGTATGAACGCAGGTCTCATGCTTCCTAAAATGGAGATCAAGAGTACTCCTTGGATATTAGCTTACGAAGACTGGAATGTAGACCTGGGCCTTGAGACGGGTCTTCAAGGAAAAGCGCAAATTGGTAAGGGCATGTGGACCGCACCCGACGATCTTAAAACGATGATGGAGACCAAAGAGGCTCATCCTGAAGCGGGAGCCAATACCGCTTGGGTCCCCTCGCCCACGGCAGCCACGCTCCATGCATTACACTACCACTCGGTTAACGTTTTCGAAATTCAGGATAAATTAGCCTCTCGAGCACGAGCGAGCTTAGACGACTTATTGACCCCGCCTCTACTAGATCGCCAGCTGAGCCCAGAAGAGATCCAGAGTGATTTGGATAATAACGCACAAGGGATTCTGGGCTATGTCGTTCGCTGGATAGATCAGGGTGTCGGTTGCTCAAAAGTCCCAGATATCCATAATGTGGGTCTGATGGAAGATCGAGCGACCTTACGCATATCCAGCCAACACATTGCTAATTGGCTTCACCACGGCTTGGTCAAAAAAGAGCAAGTGATGGAAACATTTCAGAGAATGGCCGGAGTCGTGGACGAGCAGAATGAAGGAGACTCCGCCTACATCTCCATGGCAGGAAACTTCGATAATAGCATCGCATTCCAAGCAGCCTTGGATCTGGTGTTTAAAGGTGTAAGCGAGGCCAACGGTTATACCGAACCCGTGCTTCATCGTCGGCGTAAGGAGGCAAAAGCGTTAAACAGACGCTAA
- a CDS encoding glutamine--tRNA ligase/YqeY domain fusion protein: MSEEESKPTNFIRDIIDEELAAGKHEKIVTRFPPEPNGYLHIGHSKAILTNYSIAQDYQGRFHLRMDDTNPSKEDMSYVDAIIADLKWLGVEWGENLFFASDYYQQLYDWAVVLIKDGKAYVDDLSLEEMKEYRGNLTEPGKESSYRNRSAEENLELFELMKSGDLEDGAKVLRAKIDMAHPNLNMRDPVLYRILHHNHYRTGDAWCIYPMYDFAHGQGDAIEGITHSLCSLEFENHRPLYNWFIENLPVPSHPRQIEFSRLNLTHTVMSKRKLLRLVDEGFVNGWDDPRMPTLSGFRRRGYTSAAIHEFANRAGVTKQSQLIDISLLEFCLRQDLEVKAARRMAVLDPLKVTITNFPEGEVEWYEGPNHPGDESFGKRKVPLTREIYIERDDFMEEAPRKYFRLTVGREVRLRYACYITATEIIKDDEGNIIEILATFDPESRGANTEDGRKVKGTIHFVSATENVPLEVRLYDHLFLNEDPEEGGDFIQNINPDSLQVITAYGEPELKNAQLGDPIQFERKGYFSIDPDSSEETMVFNRTVGLRDSWGKKQQQKKK, from the coding sequence ATGAGCGAGGAAGAATCCAAACCTACCAACTTTATCCGAGACATCATCGACGAGGAACTGGCTGCTGGCAAACACGAGAAGATTGTCACACGTTTTCCTCCTGAGCCCAATGGGTATCTTCATATCGGCCATTCCAAGGCCATCCTGACCAATTATTCGATCGCCCAGGACTATCAGGGCCGTTTTCACCTGAGGATGGACGATACCAATCCGAGCAAGGAAGATATGTCCTATGTGGATGCGATCATCGCAGACTTGAAGTGGTTGGGCGTGGAGTGGGGCGAAAACTTGTTCTTTGCCTCCGATTATTATCAGCAGCTCTACGATTGGGCGGTGGTTCTCATCAAGGACGGCAAAGCCTATGTGGACGACTTGAGCTTGGAAGAGATGAAGGAGTACCGAGGCAATTTAACTGAGCCTGGGAAAGAGAGTTCTTACCGGAACCGTAGTGCTGAGGAAAACCTTGAGCTCTTCGAACTCATGAAGAGCGGTGACTTGGAGGATGGAGCGAAAGTACTCCGTGCGAAAATCGATATGGCGCATCCGAATCTGAACATGCGCGATCCTGTTCTTTACCGGATTCTGCATCATAACCATTACCGGACCGGTGACGCGTGGTGCATTTACCCGATGTATGACTTTGCACATGGTCAAGGGGATGCGATCGAAGGAATTACTCACAGCCTCTGTTCGCTTGAGTTCGAAAACCATCGCCCCCTGTACAACTGGTTTATCGAAAACCTGCCCGTACCCAGTCATCCACGACAGATCGAATTCTCCCGGCTCAATCTGACTCATACGGTCATGAGTAAACGCAAGTTGCTCCGATTGGTAGATGAAGGATTTGTGAATGGATGGGATGATCCACGGATGCCTACTTTGAGTGGCTTCAGGAGAAGAGGGTATACCTCCGCGGCAATCCATGAGTTCGCCAACCGAGCTGGAGTGACTAAACAAAGCCAACTGATTGATATTTCACTCTTGGAGTTTTGTCTGCGTCAGGACCTTGAAGTTAAGGCAGCCCGTCGAATGGCTGTCCTCGATCCTTTGAAGGTAACCATCACCAATTTTCCTGAGGGCGAAGTTGAGTGGTATGAAGGACCTAATCATCCAGGCGATGAATCTTTTGGAAAACGAAAGGTGCCCCTCACTCGCGAGATATATATTGAGCGCGATGACTTTATGGAAGAGGCGCCACGAAAGTATTTCCGCTTAACGGTGGGGCGCGAGGTGCGCTTGCGCTATGCCTGTTATATTACCGCTACTGAGATCATCAAAGATGACGAGGGTAATATTATCGAGATCCTTGCTACATTCGATCCAGAATCTCGTGGTGCCAATACCGAGGATGGGCGTAAGGTAAAAGGAACGATTCACTTTGTGAGCGCTACCGAGAACGTGCCTTTAGAAGTTCGTTTGTATGATCATCTGTTCCTTAACGAAGATCCTGAAGAAGGTGGGGATTTTATCCAAAACATAAACCCTGACTCCTTGCAGGTGATCACTGCCTACGGTGAACCTGAACTCAAAAACGCCCAACTTGGTGATCCCATTCAGTTTGAGCGTAAAGGCTACTTCAGTATCGATCCCGATAGCTCAGAGGAAACGATGGTATTCAATCGTACCGTGGGCCTTCGTGACTCCTGGGGTAAAAAGCAGCAACAGAAGAAGAAGTAG
- the leuD gene encoding 3-isopropylmalate dehydratase small subunit — translation MPLEKITQVSGTAVSVPGNDIDTDRIIPARFMKCITFDGLGEFMFYDVRKNEDGSNKEHPLNDPRFAGASILLSGNNFGCGSSREHAPQAIAKAGFSGVIAEGFAEIFFGNSTTLGLPLAVATKEDIQTIAAAVEADPTTVVTIDVENQRIRFGDQEVTCFIRESARESLVEGKWDPIAELLEGDEQINATAKELPYV, via the coding sequence ATGCCTTTAGAAAAAATTACTCAAGTATCCGGGACGGCTGTTTCTGTCCCTGGCAACGATATCGATACCGACCGGATCATTCCTGCACGGTTCATGAAGTGCATTACCTTTGATGGACTGGGTGAGTTTATGTTTTACGACGTTCGGAAGAACGAAGATGGATCGAACAAGGAACATCCGTTAAATGATCCTCGCTTCGCCGGAGCTTCAATTCTGTTGAGCGGAAACAATTTTGGTTGTGGCAGTTCACGGGAGCATGCACCTCAGGCGATTGCCAAGGCTGGCTTCTCTGGAGTTATTGCAGAAGGGTTCGCTGAGATCTTTTTTGGTAACAGCACCACTTTGGGGTTACCTCTTGCAGTGGCTACCAAAGAAGATATCCAAACCATTGCTGCTGCTGTGGAAGCAGATCCTACCACCGTCGTTACCATCGATGTTGAAAATCAACGCATTCGCTTTGGCGATCAGGAGGTCACTTGCTTCATTCGTGAGTCTGCCCGTGAAAGTTTGGTGGAAGGCAAGTGGGATCCCATTGCTGAGTTACTTGAAGGCGATGAGCAAATTAATGCCACCGCAAAGGAACTTCCTTACGTTTAA